A genomic stretch from Halococcus sediminicola includes:
- a CDS encoding 7-carboxy-7-deazaguanine synthase QueE yields the protein MPARSEVDVREGPPDGSGTESLPINELFYSMQGEGRLAGVPSVFVRTSGCNLRCWFCDSYHTSWEPTHAWMSTTEIIDEVSTHAKADHVVVTGGEPLIHEETTNLIDSLSNDGYHITVETNGTVYPDAAIDLASISPKLASSTPTAAKDPKGDGEWSGKHEELRIDMTALTRLIENYSFQLKFVVTSREDIEEVNDIIECTREQTSARIRNQDILLMPEGQTEVEIAQKRAQVAELAMEHGYRYTPRLHVNLWNDEVGR from the coding sequence ATGCCGGCCAGATCAGAAGTTGATGTCAGGGAGGGGCCACCGGACGGATCCGGAACAGAGAGTCTCCCAATCAACGAACTCTTCTACTCGATGCAAGGGGAGGGCAGACTCGCGGGTGTTCCCTCAGTTTTTGTTCGTACAAGTGGCTGTAATCTTCGTTGTTGGTTTTGCGATTCTTATCATACGTCTTGGGAACCCACACACGCATGGATGAGTACCACGGAAATCATCGATGAAGTTTCCACTCACGCCAAAGCGGACCACGTCGTTGTTACCGGTGGTGAACCTCTCATTCACGAGGAAACAACGAATCTCATCGACAGCCTCAGCAACGACGGATACCACATAACGGTCGAGACGAACGGAACAGTATACCCAGATGCGGCAATTGATCTCGCAAGCATCAGTCCCAAACTCGCCAGTAGTACACCTACGGCAGCGAAAGACCCGAAGGGCGATGGAGAATGGAGTGGGAAACACGAAGAACTACGGATTGACATGACGGCACTGACGCGCTTGATTGAGAACTACTCATTCCAACTCAAATTTGTTGTCACTTCTCGGGAAGATATCGAGGAAGTCAATGACATCATCGAGTGTACTCGTGAGCAAACAAGTGCTCGTATACGAAATCAGGACATCTTGCTTATGCCAGAAGGGCAGACCGAAGTCGAAATCGCACAAAAGCGAGCACAGGTTGCCGAGCTCGCGATGGAACATGGATATCGGTACACTCCACGCCTGCACGTGAACCTCTGGAACGATGAGGTGGGACGATGA
- a CDS encoding 7-cyano-7-deazaguanine synthase, with protein sequence MNDDNSKETKAFVLLSGGIDSAVCLKKASEEHESVAAVHIDYGQQTEDIERANAEKQADGLGIPLYTCNYRAVFREFAEGTIENKEYDRERTTDEEHSVGYVPQRNLGSSQSS encoded by the coding sequence ATGAACGACGATAATTCCAAAGAGACGAAAGCATTCGTTTTGCTATCGGGTGGTATCGACTCAGCAGTTTGCTTGAAGAAAGCATCTGAAGAGCATGAGAGCGTCGCAGCCGTCCATATCGACTATGGCCAGCAAACCGAGGACATCGAACGCGCCAACGCAGAGAAGCAGGCGGATGGTCTCGGTATTCCTCTCTATACTTGCAATTACCGAGCGGTATTCAGAGAATTTGCTGAAGGAACCATTGAGAACAAAGAATACGATCGCGAACGCACGACCGACGAAGAACACAGCGTTGGATACGTTCCGCAACGAAACCTCGGTAGTTCCCAATCGAGTTGA
- a CDS encoding ISH3 family transposase, giving the protein MLQLPQPDGFLSAWDVKGVAADVIGELPLPGIEGSPLDPGDIWSVVILASTNQSSVREVCAENHEAPCDDTVFEWLHTLDRGWLEFAANLLFMQLAMTILDRSGSRIVSIDFVDNPYHGTYSDEIGELCRMSPKDGTTTCHRYCTAYLVSNGKPITLAMTYVRSDEKQADAVERVLDRVEAYPFEIELLLADSGFYNERVIRRSQEIAATVVPVAEKGDRLEEKLATHKSYMTTYRMYKDSERELRFPLAVSVSYQNGDRGKHGEVVRGYAACDLGDRTPTQVEHCYRKRSAIESSYRLFRSARAVTSTQDPIVRFAFVVVSFLLENLWLVLRWAVVARPRRGGRDLPEEFTFSVFCDWIRHALEEELERRWKIKMNGVGVPDAYTSAAG; this is encoded by the coding sequence GTGCTACAGCTACCCCAACCAGACGGGTTCCTTTCGGCGTGGGACGTCAAAGGTGTAGCGGCGGATGTGATCGGAGAGCTTCCCTTGCCAGGGATCGAGGGCTCGCCCCTCGATCCTGGCGACATCTGGTCCGTCGTTATCCTTGCCAGCACCAATCAGAGCTCCGTTCGAGAGGTCTGCGCCGAGAACCACGAGGCTCCCTGCGACGATACCGTCTTCGAGTGGCTCCATACACTTGATCGAGGCTGGCTCGAGTTCGCCGCTAACCTCCTGTTCATGCAGTTGGCCATGACGATCCTCGACCGCTCGGGGTCGAGGATCGTCTCCATCGATTTCGTCGATAACCCCTATCATGGCACCTACAGCGACGAGATAGGCGAACTTTGTCGAATGAGCCCTAAAGACGGTACCACGACCTGCCACCGATACTGCACCGCCTACCTCGTCTCGAACGGCAAACCGATCACGCTCGCGATGACGTACGTCCGCAGCGACGAGAAGCAGGCCGACGCGGTTGAGCGCGTCCTCGACCGCGTCGAGGCCTATCCCTTCGAAATCGAGCTGTTGTTGGCTGATTCCGGCTTCTACAACGAGCGCGTCATTCGCCGCTCGCAAGAGATCGCCGCGACTGTCGTGCCGGTCGCCGAGAAAGGCGACCGGCTCGAAGAGAAGCTTGCAACGCACAAATCGTACATGACGACCTACCGGATGTACAAGGATAGCGAGCGGGAACTGCGCTTCCCGCTCGCGGTTTCAGTCTCGTATCAGAACGGCGATCGCGGCAAGCACGGTGAAGTGGTTCGAGGGTACGCGGCGTGCGATCTGGGCGATCGCACGCCCACACAGGTCGAACACTGCTACCGAAAGCGGTCAGCGATCGAATCCAGCTATCGGCTGTTTCGAAGTGCACGAGCGGTAACGTCGACGCAAGATCCGATCGTACGGTTTGCGTTCGTGGTGGTGAGCTTCCTGCTGGAGAACCTGTGGTTGGTGCTACGATGGGCGGTCGTCGCCCGCCCACGTCGGGGCGGGCGCGACCTGCCTGAGGAGTTCACGTTCTCGGTGTTCTGTGACTGGATTCGACACGCGTTGGAAGAAGAGTTGGAGCGGCGGTGGAAAATCAAGATGAATGGCGTCGGCGTGCCGGACGCGTACACCTCGGCCGCGGGCTGA
- a CDS encoding DUF655 domain-containing protein translates to MDVVERMVEESANEEWIRVLTERPSNRGEKESRYIQAIGESRFTLRELVPANGADLSPGDRVAVESEDITDVHRRLTYQTLTQAAQDSLKATIEDIIADRLSLTPAGAREATLIDGELKSTGDDINLGDVLIVGNVREAGGTELTHDDHLERVEGFDVEIY, encoded by the coding sequence TTGGACGTTGTAGAGAGGATGGTCGAGGAGTCCGCAAACGAGGAGTGGATACGAGTGCTCACCGAGCGCCCATCGAACCGTGGTGAAAAGGAATCTCGGTACATCCAAGCCATCGGTGAAAGTCGGTTCACGCTACGGGAACTCGTTCCAGCCAACGGCGCAGACCTCTCTCCTGGCGACCGGGTGGCCGTTGAGAGCGAGGACATTACTGATGTCCACCGCCGGCTGACCTACCAGACACTCACGCAGGCTGCACAGGACAGCTTGAAGGCGACCATCGAAGACATTATCGCCGACCGGCTTTCGCTTACGCCTGCCGGTGCGCGGGAGGCAACGCTCATTGACGGTGAACTCAAGAGTACAGGCGACGACATCAACCTTGGTGACGTGCTCATCGTCGGCAACGTCCGTGAGGCCGGCGGTACGGAACTCACGCACGACGACCATCTCGAGCGCGTCGAAGGCTTTGACGTCGAGATTTACTGA